A region from the Serinibacter arcticus genome encodes:
- a CDS encoding FAD binding domain-containing protein, which produces MDVTTVDSFRAARTRADLALAPGEVPIAGGTWLMSEPQPRTTGFVDLTTMGWPDLEVTGEGLRIGATCTIATLVAWAEGRLTPRTAALPPVPEAWTAVALAPAAANALLASFKIWNTATVGGNVCRSYAAAAMVSLAVALDGVAEVWCPDGSERRVAVADLVTGDATNALADGEILRAVVLPDVALRSRAVLRKVALAELGRSGAVVTGRVDPDGTVVVAITAATSTPTVLRYPSLPPEARLRSDVEAAPGYYSDPLGPADWRRAVSATLATRVREDLITGGTA; this is translated from the coding sequence GTGGACGTCACGACGGTCGACTCCTTCCGCGCGGCACGGACGCGCGCCGACCTCGCGCTCGCGCCGGGGGAGGTGCCCATCGCCGGCGGCACCTGGCTGATGAGCGAGCCGCAGCCGCGCACCACCGGCTTCGTCGACCTGACCACGATGGGCTGGCCCGACCTGGAGGTGACGGGCGAGGGCCTGCGCATCGGGGCGACGTGCACGATCGCGACGCTCGTGGCGTGGGCGGAGGGACGGCTCACGCCGCGCACCGCGGCGCTGCCCCCGGTTCCCGAGGCCTGGACGGCGGTGGCGCTCGCGCCGGCCGCCGCGAACGCGCTGCTCGCCTCGTTCAAGATCTGGAACACCGCGACCGTCGGCGGCAACGTCTGCCGCTCCTACGCGGCCGCCGCGATGGTCTCGCTCGCGGTCGCGCTCGACGGCGTCGCGGAGGTCTGGTGCCCGGACGGGAGCGAGCGACGGGTCGCCGTCGCCGACCTCGTGACGGGCGACGCGACCAACGCGCTGGCCGACGGCGAGATCCTGCGCGCCGTCGTGCTGCCCGACGTCGCTCTGCGGTCGCGCGCCGTGCTCCGCAAGGTGGCGCTCGCCGAGCTGGGGCGCTCGGGCGCGGTCGTCACGGGACGCGTGGATCCGGACGGCACCGTCGTCGTCGCGATCACGGCCGCGACGTCGACGCCCACCGTGCTGCGCTACCCGTCGCTGCCCCCGGAGGCGCGGCTGCGCAGCGACGTCGAGGCCGCGCCCGGCTACTACTCCGACCCGCTCGGCCCCGCCGACTGGCGCCGCGCCGTCAGCGCCACGCTCGCCACCCGCGTCCGCGAGGACCTGATCACCGGGGGGACCGCATGA
- a CDS encoding 8-oxoguanine deaminase, with product MSAGPATTARTIIENGYVATVDGAGNEHARGHVVIEGSRIVAVGEGPAPAELRVGADVVDATGCLVTPGLVNTHHHLYQWLTRGYAQDAILFDWLTSLYPLWARIDAGLTGTAAAGAMAVLARSGCTTVGDHHYVFPAGSGDIVGAIVEAAHRVGVRLHATRGSMDLGASQGGLPPDFAVETTAAALAASQEAVERYHDPAPDALVKVAIAPCSPFSVTSDLLREAAVLARDLDVRLHTHASETVEEDAYCAERFGRTPTQYLEDLGWLGPDVWMAHCVHLDAPAIERYAATGTGVAHCPSSNGRLAAGIAPVRDLLAAGVAVGLGVDGAASNESGQLGVEIRESVLMGRLRTGADSLSVRSALWMATAGGARVLGRAAELGSLEVGKLADLVVWRVDGVEHAGIIDPVAALGLGALPVVARSLVGGRPVVVDGALVTAEEPVIAREVAAASLALAERL from the coding sequence ATGAGCGCCGGACCCGCCACCACCGCCCGCACGATCATCGAGAACGGCTACGTCGCGACGGTCGACGGCGCGGGGAACGAGCACGCCCGCGGTCACGTCGTGATCGAGGGGTCGCGCATCGTCGCGGTGGGCGAGGGGCCGGCGCCGGCCGAGCTGCGCGTCGGGGCCGACGTCGTCGACGCGACCGGCTGCCTGGTGACGCCGGGCCTGGTCAACACCCACCACCACCTGTACCAGTGGCTGACGCGCGGCTACGCGCAGGACGCGATCCTGTTCGACTGGCTGACCTCGCTGTACCCGCTGTGGGCGCGGATCGACGCCGGCCTCACCGGGACCGCGGCGGCCGGCGCGATGGCCGTGCTCGCGCGCTCGGGCTGCACCACGGTGGGCGACCACCACTACGTCTTCCCGGCCGGGAGCGGCGACATCGTCGGCGCGATCGTCGAGGCGGCGCACCGCGTCGGCGTCCGGCTGCACGCCACGCGCGGCTCGATGGACCTCGGCGCCTCGCAGGGCGGGCTGCCGCCGGACTTCGCCGTCGAGACGACGGCGGCGGCGCTCGCGGCCTCGCAGGAGGCGGTCGAGCGTTACCACGACCCCGCGCCCGACGCCCTGGTGAAGGTCGCGATCGCGCCGTGCTCGCCGTTCTCCGTGACGAGCGACCTGCTGCGCGAGGCGGCCGTGCTGGCGCGCGACCTCGACGTCCGGCTGCACACGCACGCCTCGGAGACGGTCGAGGAGGACGCCTACTGCGCGGAGAGGTTCGGCCGCACGCCCACGCAGTACCTCGAGGACCTCGGCTGGCTGGGGCCCGACGTCTGGATGGCGCACTGCGTCCACCTCGACGCCCCCGCGATCGAGCGGTACGCGGCCACGGGCACCGGCGTCGCGCACTGCCCGTCCTCGAACGGGCGCCTGGCCGCCGGGATCGCCCCGGTGCGCGACCTGCTGGCGGCGGGCGTCGCCGTCGGGCTCGGGGTGGACGGCGCCGCGTCCAACGAGTCGGGCCAGCTCGGCGTCGAGATCCGCGAGTCCGTCCTGATGGGCCGGCTGCGGACCGGGGCCGACTCGCTCAGCGTCCGTTCCGCGCTCTGGATGGCGACGGCGGGCGGGGCCCGGGTGCTCGGCCGCGCCGCCGAGCTCGGCTCGCTCGAGGTGGGCAAGCTCGCCGACCTCGTGGTGTGGCGGGTCGACGGCGTCGAGCACGCCGGCATCATCGACCCGGTCGCCGCGCTCGGACTCGGCGCTCTGCCGGTCGTGGCCCGCAGCCTGGTCGGCGGGCGCCCGGTCGTCGTCGACGGCGCGCTCGTCACCGCCGAGGAGCCGGTCATCGCGCGCGAGGTCGCTGCTGCGTCCCTCGCCCTGGCCGAGCGGCTCTGA